The following coding sequences are from one Mesorhizobium onobrychidis window:
- a CDS encoding tyrosine-type recombinase/integrase, whose translation MSRLRTALERYVGMRQGLGYKYHGPARRLSDFVTFMEACGAETVTTALAMKWVTLIGRQPSWSIRLTDVRCFAQHLAHFDPMTEVPPQDAVPPARRAKPYIYTDAEITALLAAALSLPPANALRRWTYHCLFGLIAVAGLRHSEALDLRRDDVDLDQGILTIRETKFGKSRLVPLHATTVAVLSDYAARRDAHLVAPRSPYFLVAEQGGRLLHQYVHRVFWQLSRQIGLRQRGQRNGPRIHDLRHRFAVQALTNWYRAGEDVERELPVLSTFLGHANVRDTYWYLSAAPELMTHAARLLDERWEVRS comes from the coding sequence ATGAGCCGTCTTCGAACAGCGCTCGAGCGCTATGTGGGCATGCGCCAGGGATTGGGATACAAGTATCATGGCCCCGCTCGACGGTTGTCGGATTTCGTCACTTTTATGGAGGCTTGCGGCGCCGAGACCGTCACCACGGCGCTGGCGATGAAGTGGGTGACGTTGATCGGCCGACAACCGAGTTGGTCCATCCGCCTGACCGATGTGCGCTGCTTCGCTCAGCACCTCGCTCATTTCGACCCCATGACGGAAGTGCCACCTCAAGACGCTGTGCCGCCGGCGCGGCGTGCAAAGCCCTACATCTATACCGATGCTGAGATCACGGCGCTTCTGGCGGCGGCACTGTCGCTGCCGCCGGCCAACGCGCTGCGTCGCTGGACATATCATTGCCTGTTCGGATTGATAGCGGTCGCCGGGCTACGCCATTCCGAAGCGCTCGACCTGCGCCGAGACGACGTCGATCTCGACCAAGGTATCCTCACCATTCGGGAGACGAAGTTCGGCAAGTCGCGGCTGGTCCCGCTCCATGCCACGACGGTCGCCGTGCTGTCGGACTATGCCGCGCGACGCGACGCGCATCTCGTCGCCCCTCGTAGCCCCTATTTCTTGGTCGCCGAGCAGGGCGGCAGATTGCTGCACCAATACGTGCACCGGGTGTTCTGGCAGCTGTCGCGACAGATCGGTCTGCGGCAGCGGGGGCAGCGCAATGGTCCGCGGATTCACGATCTTCGTCACCGTTTCGCCGTCCAGGCCCTGACCAACTGGTATCGTGCGGGCGAAGATGTCGAGCGGGAACTGCCGGTCCTCTCGACCTTTCTCGGCCACGCCAATGTTCGCGACACCTACTGGTATCTATCCGCCGCGCCGGAGCTAATGACCCATGCCGCGCGACTGCTGGATGAGCGGTGGGAGGTTCGCTCATGA
- a CDS encoding site-specific integrase codes for MSASNDLAVLIERWFTDRLMRHRGVSSNTIASYRDTFRLLFAFAQTRLGRSPSQLTLRDLDAPFIGAFLKDLETLRSASVRTRNLRLTAIRSFFRYASFEEPAHSAQIQRVLAIPSKRCDKRQLQFLTRPEIEAILACPDRSTWLGRRDHTLLLLAAQTGLRVSEIIDLDRDSVMLGHGAHVRCVGKGRKERSTPLTKVAQQALRGWLNEPRKRGATALFPNTHGGKLSADGVQALLNKYVAKAREHCVPLRSKRVSPHVLRHSAAMELLQAGVDCSVIALWLGHEAMETTLTYLHAHLELKESALAKLKPYERAKAERFRPNDRLLEFLNAL; via the coding sequence ATGAGTGCCTCGAACGATCTGGCCGTGCTGATCGAGCGGTGGTTCACCGATCGGCTCATGCGACATCGAGGCGTAAGCTCCAACACCATCGCCTCCTATCGCGACACCTTCCGGCTCCTGTTTGCATTCGCGCAGACACGCCTTGGCAGGTCTCCGTCGCAGTTGACACTGCGGGATTTGGACGCGCCTTTCATCGGCGCATTCCTGAAGGACCTCGAGACCCTGCGATCCGCCTCAGTGAGGACCCGGAACCTCCGCCTCACGGCCATTCGGTCTTTCTTCAGATATGCGTCGTTCGAGGAGCCGGCCCATAGCGCCCAGATTCAACGCGTGCTCGCGATCCCGAGCAAGCGATGCGACAAGCGACAGCTTCAGTTTCTCACCAGGCCCGAGATTGAAGCGATCCTGGCCTGTCCGGATCGCAGCACATGGCTGGGACGGCGTGATCACACTCTGCTGTTGCTGGCCGCGCAAACGGGGTTGCGGGTCTCGGAGATCATCGATCTCGACCGGGACTCGGTGATGCTGGGGCACGGTGCCCACGTGCGATGCGTTGGCAAGGGCCGCAAGGAGCGAAGTACGCCGCTCACCAAGGTTGCACAGCAAGCCCTTCGGGGCTGGCTCAACGAGCCCAGGAAGCGGGGCGCAACGGCTCTCTTTCCGAACACGCACGGCGGCAAGCTGAGCGCCGACGGCGTGCAGGCGCTGCTGAACAAATATGTTGCCAAGGCTCGCGAACACTGCGTCCCCCTCCGCTCGAAGCGGGTGTCGCCCCATGTTTTGAGGCACAGCGCTGCCATGGAGCTGCTGCAGGCGGGCGTCGATTGTTCGGTCATCGCCCTATGGCTGGGCCATGAGGCGATGGAAACGACGCTGACCTATCTTCACGCACATCTTGAGCTGAAGGAATCCGCACTTGCCAAGCTGAAGCCATACGAACGCGCAAAGGCCGAACGATTTCGACCAAACGACAGGCTTCTTGAGTTCCTGAACGCCCTTTGA
- the queD gene encoding 6-carboxytetrahydropterin synthase QueD, with amino-acid sequence MFRITKEFHFSASHQLTSLPSDHQCARLHGHNYIVEVELSAKELDAHGFVRDYHDLAPLKRYIDESLDHQHLNDVLGHEQVTAEYLARHLYEWCKARLPETAAVRVSETPKTWAEYRP; translated from the coding sequence ATGTTCCGCATCACCAAGGAATTCCACTTCTCGGCCTCGCATCAGCTCACCTCTTTGCCTTCGGACCATCAGTGTGCGCGCCTGCACGGGCATAACTACATTGTCGAAGTGGAGCTTTCGGCGAAAGAACTGGACGCACACGGCTTCGTGCGCGACTATCACGATTTGGCGCCGCTCAAACGCTATATCGACGAGAGCCTCGACCATCAGCACCTCAACGACGTGCTGGGACATGAGCAAGTCACGGCGGAATACCTGGCCAGACATCTTTATGAATGGTGCAAGGCACGTCTGCCGGAAACCGCGGCCGTGCGGGTGAGCGAAACCCCGAAAACCTGGGCGGAATACCGGCCGTGA
- a CDS encoding TA system VapC family ribonuclease toxin has translation MTFLLDVNVLIALIDPGHVGHDDAHGWFEATGHAAWATCPITENGVIRIIGNPKYPNSPGSPAVVAQIVTKLRALPGHSFWPDDVSLVGSGDIDAAKVLTSAQVTDIYLLALAKAHSGHLASFDRKLSTAAVRGGKSALHLIPAR, from the coding sequence GTGACCTTCCTGCTCGACGTCAATGTACTGATCGCGCTGATCGATCCTGGCCATGTCGGCCATGACGACGCGCATGGCTGGTTCGAAGCGACCGGTCACGCCGCATGGGCCACTTGTCCCATCACCGAAAACGGCGTCATCCGCATCATCGGCAATCCGAAATATCCCAATTCTCCCGGTTCGCCTGCTGTCGTCGCGCAGATCGTTACTAAGTTACGCGCCCTGCCCGGCCACAGCTTCTGGCCCGACGATGTGAGCCTCGTCGGCTCAGGCGACATTGATGCGGCAAAAGTCCTGACTTCAGCACAGGTTACCGACATCTATCTTCTTGCGCTCGCTAAGGCGCATAGTGGCCATCTGGCGAGCTTCGACCGCAAGCTGTCGACGGCGGCCGTGAGAGGCGGGAAATCCGCACTGCATCTGATCCCCGCAAGATAG
- a CDS encoding GNAT family N-acetyltransferase, producing MAALGTRGSILAQLTYRAARLWRSTHGKRLYRRSYADVPTAFKVGEIPSEFILGELQDIDTLLGASFFYIDQSGDRIGLIHTTQRGETEDSSSIDLVLVSADHRSRGIGSVLVDATLQSLASDGHTDVASLTWQSNVGMNATFSKRGGRRGLGYFTYTMVA from the coding sequence GTGGCCGCTCTGGGCACCCGTGGTTCAATCCTGGCGCAGTTGACCTACCGCGCAGCTCGGTTATGGCGGAGCACCCATGGCAAGCGCCTGTACCGCCGTTCCTATGCGGATGTGCCTACCGCTTTCAAAGTCGGCGAGATTCCATCTGAGTTTATTCTGGGAGAGCTACAGGATATAGACACTCTGTTGGGGGCCTCTTTCTTCTATATCGACCAGAGCGGGGATCGTATCGGGCTCATCCACACCACGCAGCGAGGGGAAACGGAAGACAGCTCCAGTATCGACCTTGTGCTGGTGTCTGCGGATCACCGAAGCAGAGGGATCGGCTCAGTGCTCGTTGACGCAACGCTTCAAAGCCTGGCCTCTGATGGGCACACGGATGTTGCGTCTCTTACATGGCAAAGCAATGTCGGAATGAATGCGACCTTTAGCAAACGTGGTGGTCGTCGTGGGCTTGGCTACTTCACCTACACCATGGTCGCCTAG
- a CDS encoding ABC transporter ATP-binding protein, giving the protein MDATSGAAKRGKSFVHVAEALWGKGLSTLLRIVRMTLRHPWQVAITIVSTFIAATLQLFIPRLLGRAIDQAQGVLTAGAGPAAEHALWNTALTLLVVSILRGLFTMAQNYYGEAVGHRTGYELRLAFYEKIQRLSFSFHDRVHTGDLITLGLLDLDGVRMFFSTGILRVVLLGVLIGVGAYLLISTDLVLGLLSLSFVPFVAWRSSVTQLALRSTWLTLQERLSVLSRVMDENLGGIRVVRAFAAQRQELEKFDRAKQDALDLANQRVGIRVSNTSAMNFSFLAAMGLVLWFGGQKVIAGQISVGTLAQFLTFMTILQMPVRQLGLMVNSFARASTCGTRLFELLDTELDIEDAPDARDLVVTDGVLRFDNVGFRYAGAGRPTLSGICFEARSGQTIGIVGPPGSGKSTIAHLIPRFYDVMSGAITIDGQDISKVTLQSLRKAVGVVQQDAFLFTTSIENNIAYGNPWARETRIGQAAEYAQLHNYIIGLPAGYTTVVGERGASLSGGQRQRLTIARSLMLRPSVLVFDDSTAAIDAGTEQRIRAAMKRFAKDRVTLIISHRLSSLMHADQILFVEGGRIVERGTHEELLALGGRYRALYDLQLRPDDDRPVVTGAA; this is encoded by the coding sequence ATGGATGCAACCAGCGGCGCGGCGAAGCGCGGCAAATCGTTTGTCCATGTGGCGGAAGCCTTGTGGGGCAAAGGCCTCAGCACCCTGCTGCGTATCGTGCGAATGACGCTGCGCCATCCCTGGCAAGTCGCCATCACCATCGTTTCGACCTTCATTGCCGCGACGCTGCAGCTTTTCATTCCACGCTTGCTGGGACGCGCCATCGACCAGGCGCAGGGTGTCTTAACTGCCGGTGCTGGTCCTGCGGCAGAGCACGCGCTGTGGAACACGGCGCTCACGCTGCTCGTCGTCAGCATCCTGCGCGGCCTCTTCACTATGGCGCAGAACTACTATGGCGAGGCCGTCGGCCACCGGACCGGCTATGAACTGCGGCTGGCTTTCTATGAGAAGATCCAGCGCCTGAGCTTCTCCTTCCACGACCGGGTCCATACCGGCGATCTCATCACGCTCGGCCTGCTCGATCTCGACGGCGTGCGCATGTTCTTCTCCACCGGCATCCTGCGCGTCGTGCTGCTCGGCGTGCTGATCGGCGTCGGCGCTTATCTGCTGATCAGCACCGATCTCGTGCTCGGGCTGCTCAGCCTGAGCTTCGTGCCGTTCGTCGCCTGGCGGTCCTCGGTCACGCAACTGGCGCTGCGCAGCACTTGGCTGACGTTGCAAGAGCGGCTGTCGGTGCTGAGCCGGGTGATGGATGAGAACCTCGGTGGCATCCGTGTCGTGCGTGCTTTTGCGGCGCAGCGGCAAGAGCTGGAAAAGTTCGACCGCGCCAAGCAGGATGCGCTGGACCTCGCCAACCAGCGCGTCGGCATCCGCGTCAGCAACACCAGCGCCATGAACTTCTCGTTCCTCGCCGCCATGGGCTTGGTGCTTTGGTTCGGCGGCCAGAAGGTGATTGCGGGCCAGATCAGCGTCGGCACGCTGGCCCAGTTCCTCACCTTCATGACCATCTTGCAGATGCCAGTGCGCCAGCTCGGCCTGATGGTCAATTCATTCGCCCGCGCTTCGACCTGCGGCACACGTCTGTTCGAACTGCTGGACACCGAACTCGATATCGAGGACGCGCCCGACGCCAGGGATCTTGTCGTCACTGATGGTGTGCTGCGCTTCGACAATGTCGGCTTCCGCTACGCGGGCGCTGGCCGCCCGACGCTATCCGGGATATGCTTCGAGGCAAGATCCGGCCAAACCATCGGCATTGTCGGTCCGCCCGGCAGCGGCAAGTCGACCATCGCGCACCTGATCCCGCGCTTCTACGATGTGATGTCAGGTGCCATCACCATAGATGGCCAGGACATCAGCAAGGTCACGCTGCAATCGCTGCGCAAGGCGGTCGGCGTGGTGCAGCAGGACGCATTCCTGTTCACCACGTCGATCGAGAACAACATCGCCTACGGCAATCCATGGGCGCGCGAGACCCGCATCGGGCAAGCCGCCGAGTATGCCCAATTGCACAACTACATCATCGGGCTTCCCGCCGGCTACACCACAGTCGTTGGCGAACGCGGCGCGTCGCTTTCCGGCGGCCAGCGCCAGCGCCTGACCATCGCCCGCAGCCTGATGCTGCGGCCATCGGTGCTGGTCTTCGACGATTCAACTGCTGCCATCGACGCCGGCACCGAGCAGCGGATCCGGGCAGCGATGAAACGCTTCGCCAAGGACCGCGTGACGCTCATCATCTCGCACCGGCTGAGTTCACTGATGCATGCCGACCAGATCCTGTTCGTGGAGGGCGGCCGGATCGTCGAGCGCGGCACGCATGAGGAACTGCTGGCGCTCGGCGGACGCTACCGCGCCCTTTACGACCTGCAGCTGCGGCCGGACGATGACCGACCCGTTGTAACGGGAGCCGCGTGA
- the queC gene encoding 7-cyano-7-deazaguanine synthase QueC — translation MKTLVICSGGLDSVSLAHRVAAEHELAGLLSFDYGQRHRKELGFAALCAERLNTMHQIIDISEVGRGLFGSALTDNVDVPDGHYAEDTMKITVVPNRNAIMLAIAFGLAAAHKAEAVAMAVHGGDHFIYPDCRPAFIEAFQMMQDRALDGYAEIRLYTPFVNLTKADIVGDGARHGTPFAETWSCYKGGERHCGRCGTCVERREAFHLAGHADPTYYEDADFWLEALRRRSA, via the coding sequence ATGAAGACTCTCGTCATCTGCTCCGGCGGATTGGACTCCGTTTCCCTTGCTCACAGAGTGGCAGCGGAGCACGAGCTCGCCGGCCTCCTGTCTTTCGATTACGGCCAACGGCACAGGAAAGAATTGGGCTTCGCGGCTCTCTGCGCGGAGCGACTGAACACTATGCACCAGATCATCGACATCTCCGAGGTCGGCCGCGGCCTTTTCGGCTCAGCCCTGACCGATAATGTTGACGTGCCCGACGGCCACTATGCCGAAGACACTATGAAGATCACGGTGGTGCCGAACCGGAACGCCATCATGTTGGCAATCGCCTTCGGTCTCGCCGCCGCACACAAGGCCGAAGCGGTGGCGATGGCCGTACATGGCGGCGACCATTTCATCTATCCAGATTGCCGTCCGGCCTTCATCGAAGCTTTCCAGATGATGCAAGACCGCGCGCTGGACGGCTACGCAGAGATTCGCCTTTATACGCCTTTCGTGAACCTCACGAAGGCGGACATCGTCGGGGATGGAGCAAGACACGGAACGCCATTTGCGGAGACCTGGTCATGTTACAAGGGCGGCGAGCGTCACTGCGGACGGTGTGGGACCTGCGTCGAGCGGCGCGAGGCGTTTCATCTCGCGGGGCACGCTGATCCAACCTACTACGAAGACGCCGACTTCTGGCTCGAGGCGCTGCGGAGGAGGAGCGCCTGA
- a CDS encoding HPP family protein, with product MGASAMLLFAVPSSPVAQPWSIMGGNSIFALVGVTVAHFVHDPVIASGFAVALAIATTSSRAACIRRATALTPVLGGPAVVSAGFLFPFVPVALNSAVLVALGFIFRCHGATIRMSTWPPQTITAPRTGRQ from the coding sequence ATGGGTGCCTCCGCCATGCTGCTCTTTGCCGTGCCGTCGAGCCCGGTGGCGCAGCCCTGGTCGATTATGGGCGGCAATTCGATCTTCGCACTGGTCGGCGTGACGGTAGCGCATTTCGTGCACGACCCAGTGATCGCGTCGGGCTTCGCTGTGGCCCTGGCGATCGCCACCACGTCTTCACGCGCTGCCTGCATCCGCCGGGCGACGGCGTTGACTCCCGTGCTCGGCGGACCGGCCGTGGTCAGCGCCGGCTTCCTGTTCCCTTTCGTGCCGGTGGCGCTGAATTCGGCGGTACTGGTGGCGCTCGGCTTTATTTTCCGCTGTCACGGCGCAACTATCCGCATGTCCACGTGGCCGCCACAAACAATCACGGCACCGCGGACCGGCCGCCAGTAG
- a CDS encoding site-specific integrase: MNASDYLQRSTLYRKLIHGPFGEFARVYAGRLSDEGFGRQCTWRSLSLFRELRDWHVGNGHDLQDLSEVHVERFLEHRSKHWSIDSGDRSALRRLLAALRQEGLIPTALPIERTEYEQIVDVFAAYLTNERGLARSTVESHKLLSRRFLQEVCPAGADGFAALTPEIVIGYVERHALDGSADSGKAMCGVVRAFLRYLHLKGFISVALANCVPSIRRWRLAGLPTFLPPQKVQVVLDACDRTTAMGLRDYAVLMALAKLGLRASEVAALSLDDIDWQSGSVLVHGKGRRQAMMPLRHDVGAAIVAYIRHGRPASPCRRLFLRMLAPHVGFASGCDITMIAKEALERAGIHGYAHHGAHLFRHSLATDLLRSGASFAEIGQLLRHRSIDSTRIYAKLDIEKLRELSLPWPGGVQ, translated from the coding sequence ATGAACGCAAGTGACTATCTGCAACGCAGCACACTGTATCGGAAGCTGATTCACGGGCCATTTGGCGAGTTTGCACGCGTTTATGCGGGCAGATTGTCGGACGAAGGCTTCGGTCGGCAATGCACCTGGCGATCGCTAAGCCTATTTCGTGAGCTGAGAGACTGGCATGTCGGCAACGGGCACGATCTCCAGGATTTAAGCGAAGTTCATGTTGAGCGGTTTCTTGAGCACCGTTCCAAGCACTGGAGCATCGATTCGGGCGACCGATCGGCGCTCCGGCGCTTGCTTGCCGCGTTACGGCAAGAAGGTTTGATACCAACCGCCCTTCCGATTGAGCGCACGGAGTACGAGCAGATTGTTGATGTGTTCGCGGCTTACCTCACGAATGAGAGGGGGCTCGCCCGCTCGACGGTGGAAAGCCACAAGCTGCTCTCGCGCCGATTTCTGCAGGAGGTCTGTCCGGCTGGCGCAGATGGGTTTGCAGCGCTCACCCCGGAGATCGTCATCGGTTATGTCGAGCGACATGCTCTCGATGGCTCCGCCGACAGCGGCAAGGCAATGTGCGGGGTGGTGCGCGCCTTCCTGCGCTATTTGCATCTGAAGGGCTTCATTTCGGTGGCCTTGGCCAATTGTGTGCCGTCGATCCGTCGCTGGCGGCTTGCTGGCCTACCAACCTTCCTGCCACCACAGAAGGTTCAGGTGGTTCTCGATGCCTGCGATCGGACCACGGCAATGGGGCTTCGCGACTATGCGGTTTTGATGGCGCTGGCCAAGCTGGGCTTGCGCGCCAGCGAGGTTGCCGCGCTCAGTCTTGACGATATCGATTGGCAGTCGGGCAGTGTCCTCGTCCATGGCAAGGGGCGGCGGCAAGCGATGATGCCGCTACGCCACGACGTCGGTGCAGCTATCGTCGCCTACATCCGGCATGGGCGACCCGCTTCACCGTGTCGCCGGTTATTTCTGCGAATGCTTGCTCCGCACGTCGGCTTTGCCTCAGGCTGCGACATTACGATGATCGCGAAGGAGGCCCTCGAGCGGGCGGGTATTCACGGCTATGCGCACCACGGCGCGCATCTCTTCCGCCACAGCCTTGCGACCGACCTGCTGCGGTCGGGGGCCAGCTTTGCCGAGATCGGCCAGTTGCTTCGTCACCGGAGCATCGACAGCACAAGGATCTATGCCAAGCTCGACATCGAGAAGCTGCGCGAGCTGAGCCTGCCGTGGCCGGGAGGTGTCCAATGA
- a CDS encoding CopG family transcriptional regulator codes for MRTTLAIDDDVLLAAKAMARQQDRSVGEIITDLARRSLRRPQAGGERNGIPLLSPRSDTPPVTLETVNALRDKLP; via the coding sequence ATGAGAACGACACTAGCGATAGATGACGACGTCCTGCTCGCGGCCAAGGCCATGGCCCGGCAGCAGGATCGCAGCGTCGGTGAGATCATCACCGATCTCGCCCGGCGCTCACTGCGCCGCCCGCAGGCCGGCGGCGAGCGCAACGGGATTCCTCTGCTGTCGCCTCGGTCGGATACACCTCCTGTCACGCTTGAGACGGTCAATGCCTTGCGTGACAAGCTGCCGTGA
- the queE gene encoding 7-carboxy-7-deazaguanine synthase QueE: protein MHPAIRVSEIFGPTVQGEGVLIGLPTVFIRTGGCDYRCSWCDSLHAVDNQFRYQWKMMTIDAVWQSVVALSGGRPVMVSLSGGNPAIQPLDALIERGHGEGYRFALETQGSVVRDWFADLDVLVLSPKPPSSEMSTDWAAFEACIEAAQEKPQVVLKLVVFDERDYDYAKGTAARFPRLPVYLQPGNHTPPRPGDEGAPVDLEGIMKRMEWLVEKVTRDKWFEARVLPQLHVMLWGNRRGV from the coding sequence ATGCACCCCGCAATCCGTGTGAGCGAGATATTTGGGCCCACCGTCCAGGGCGAGGGAGTGCTAATCGGTTTGCCTACAGTCTTCATAAGGACCGGCGGGTGTGACTACCGCTGTTCCTGGTGCGACAGCCTCCATGCGGTGGACAATCAATTCCGCTACCAATGGAAGATGATGACAATCGATGCGGTGTGGCAAAGCGTCGTTGCGCTTTCCGGTGGTCGGCCAGTGATGGTGTCGCTGTCAGGCGGCAATCCGGCCATTCAGCCGCTCGATGCGCTCATCGAGCGGGGCCATGGTGAAGGTTACCGATTTGCGCTGGAAACCCAAGGTTCGGTGGTCAGGGACTGGTTTGCGGATCTTGACGTGCTGGTCCTCAGCCCAAAGCCGCCATCAAGCGAAATGAGCACCGATTGGGCTGCATTCGAGGCGTGCATAGAAGCGGCGCAGGAGAAGCCGCAGGTCGTGCTCAAGCTCGTTGTTTTCGACGAGCGTGACTACGACTACGCCAAAGGCACCGCCGCGCGATTTCCACGCCTTCCGGTCTATCTGCAACCCGGCAATCACACGCCACCGCGCCCTGGCGATGAAGGCGCGCCTGTCGATCTGGAAGGAATAATGAAACGCATGGAGTGGCTCGTTGAAAAGGTGACACGCGACAAGTGGTTCGAAGCGCGCGTGCTGCCGCAATTGCACGTTATGCTCTGGGGTAACAGGAGGGGCGTCTAG